From the Micromonospora lupini genome, one window contains:
- a CDS encoding ATP-grasp domain-containing protein — protein sequence MRIGVLAWDHGEEDDDSPVIAELGRERGHDTSLFTVEEIAVAAAPGGGPEVMFNGELGRSFDAVISRAQLHGDWRDRVERLMLASNIPGVTMFDPVEVWQAAYSKFRMMQVLADAGLPVPPTRACRTPADVEAASREWGTVVVKPSYGRAGIDVERIADVADELPLIETLLARYGVLVCQPYYPTQYGEYRLTVSGDTMPMNMVKYPAVGQWKTRTLLGASFERVDIPPELADISIRATRAMGITLSGLDILPTEDGYVILECNAIPGNLNILGKESQRLAFEAMYEWVEARTPC from the coding sequence ATGCGGATAGGTGTTCTGGCATGGGATCACGGCGAGGAGGACGACGACTCGCCTGTCATCGCCGAGCTGGGCCGCGAGCGCGGTCACGACACATCCCTGTTCACCGTCGAGGAGATCGCCGTCGCGGCGGCCCCGGGCGGCGGCCCGGAGGTCATGTTCAACGGCGAGCTGGGGCGCTCCTTCGACGCGGTCATCTCGCGGGCGCAACTGCACGGCGACTGGCGTGACCGCGTGGAGCGGCTGATGCTCGCCAGCAACATCCCCGGGGTGACGATGTTCGACCCGGTCGAGGTGTGGCAGGCCGCCTACAGCAAGTTCCGGATGATGCAGGTGCTCGCCGACGCGGGCCTGCCCGTGCCGCCCACCCGGGCCTGCCGGACGCCCGCCGACGTCGAGGCGGCGAGCCGCGAGTGGGGCACAGTCGTGGTGAAACCGTCGTACGGTCGCGCCGGCATCGACGTGGAGCGGATCGCCGACGTCGCCGACGAGCTGCCGCTGATCGAGACGCTGCTGGCCCGCTACGGGGTCCTGGTGTGCCAGCCCTACTACCCCACCCAGTACGGCGAGTACCGGCTGACCGTGTCCGGCGACACGATGCCGATGAACATGGTGAAGTATCCGGCCGTCGGGCAGTGGAAGACCCGGACCCTGCTGGGGGCGAGCTTCGAGCGGGTGGACATCCCGCCGGAGTTGGCGGACATCTCGATCCGGGCCACCCGGGCGATGGGGATCACCCTGTCCGGGCTGGACATCCTGCCTACCGAGGACGGTTACGTGATCCTGGAGTGCAACGCGATCCCCGGCAACCTCAACATCCTCGGCAAGGAGTCCCAGCGGCTCGCCTTCGAGGCGATGTACGAGTGGGTCGAGGCCCGCACTCCCTGCTGA
- a CDS encoding sulfotransferase, with translation MKVVYLTGWNRSGSTVLGNLLGELPRVVHVGELYYLWRNGVLRIGTNTSCGCGETLTDCPLWSRVVDRVGGPDPARAARRIVAEQRRHVRVRHTGARLAEVAGRRPRPAGVTEVARRMIGTYRAVAEETGAEVIVDGSKYPAEAAVLLGDAGLDLRVLHLVRDPRAVAHSFARPKQYLPQMSAARSTGMWTAINVASDRIGRAAPERYLRLRYEDFASSPYEVLGRVLRWADLPGEPPVGPDGRAVLGVNHTVTGNPDRLRRGPTTIRPDLAWRDALPARAAAVATTLAAPVLRRYGYPLRP, from the coding sequence ATGAAGGTGGTCTACCTGACCGGCTGGAACCGCAGCGGCTCGACAGTGCTGGGCAACCTGCTGGGTGAGCTGCCCCGGGTGGTGCACGTCGGTGAGCTGTACTACCTGTGGCGCAACGGCGTCCTGCGCATCGGCACCAACACGTCCTGTGGCTGCGGCGAGACGCTCACCGACTGTCCGTTGTGGAGTCGAGTCGTCGACCGGGTCGGCGGGCCGGACCCGGCGCGGGCGGCCCGCCGGATCGTGGCCGAGCAGCGGCGCCACGTGCGGGTTCGGCACACCGGCGCGCGGCTGGCCGAGGTCGCGGGGCGTCGGCCACGGCCCGCCGGGGTGACCGAGGTGGCCCGACGGATGATCGGGACGTACCGGGCGGTGGCCGAGGAGACCGGCGCCGAGGTGATCGTCGACGGCTCGAAGTACCCGGCCGAGGCGGCGGTGCTGCTCGGCGACGCCGGGTTGGACCTGCGGGTGCTGCACCTGGTCCGCGACCCGCGCGCGGTGGCCCACTCGTTCGCCCGCCCCAAGCAGTACCTGCCGCAGATGAGCGCGGCCCGCAGCACCGGGATGTGGACCGCGATAAACGTGGCGTCGGACCGGATCGGCCGGGCCGCCCCGGAGCGCTACCTGCGGCTGCGCTACGAGGACTTCGCCTCATCCCCGTACGAGGTGCTGGGCCGGGTGCTGCGCTGGGCCGACCTGCCCGGCGAGCCGCCCGTCGGGCCGGACGGGCGGGCCGTGCTGGGCGTCAACCACACGGTGACCGGCAACCCGGACCGACTGCGGCGGGGGCCGACGACGATCCGGCCCGACCTGGCGTGGCGCGACGCGTTACCGGCCCGCGCCGCGGCGGTCGCCACCACGCTCGCCGCGCCGGTGCTGCGCCGGTACGGCTATCCGTTACGACCCTGA
- a CDS encoding family 3 encapsulin nanocompartment shell protein translates to MQHALADYDLTEHGPGEQFARAVLASDGGDVDVPIAASLPTLFPLAKHRPRYTVRHLLKSATVTEEPVTYVSEAPTPGTPEIAGTSYETSPEATFVPRLVETKLTEVTAGVAVPPDLLRDPTLLAGFVDYRVLVRLGTIENEVLLHGSADSVIPGLIGLPGARRRAAPGELTAEVITAAGEVEEMGGSCDAIVAHPNRYWDLLGSGMLARLGEVGIRVSRTRMIAPDQVLLGDFRAAVTLLESGTSQVSLCRGAGPDGSDVITAGLRLGLAVHLPQHFLLLDLR, encoded by the coding sequence ATGCAGCATGCCCTGGCCGACTACGACCTGACCGAGCACGGCCCCGGTGAGCAGTTCGCCCGCGCGGTGCTCGCCTCCGACGGTGGTGACGTCGACGTGCCGATCGCCGCGTCCCTGCCCACCCTGTTTCCGCTTGCCAAGCACCGACCCCGCTACACGGTGCGGCACCTGCTCAAGAGCGCGACGGTGACCGAGGAGCCGGTCACCTACGTCAGTGAGGCCCCGACCCCGGGCACCCCGGAGATCGCCGGCACCAGTTACGAGACCAGCCCCGAGGCGACCTTCGTGCCCCGGCTTGTGGAGACGAAGCTGACCGAGGTGACCGCCGGGGTGGCCGTCCCGCCGGATCTGTTGCGGGACCCGACGCTGCTGGCCGGTTTCGTGGACTACCGGGTGCTGGTGCGGCTGGGCACCATCGAGAACGAGGTGCTGCTGCACGGCAGCGCCGACTCGGTGATCCCCGGCCTGATCGGCCTGCCCGGCGCCCGGCGGCGGGCCGCGCCCGGCGAACTGACCGCCGAGGTGATCACCGCCGCCGGCGAGGTCGAGGAGATGGGCGGGTCGTGCGACGCGATCGTGGCCCACCCCAACCGCTACTGGGACCTGCTGGGCAGCGGGATGCTGGCCCGACTCGGCGAAGTGGGGATCCGGGTCAGCCGCACCCGGATGATCGCGCCGGACCAGGTGCTGCTTGGTGACTTCCGGGCGGCGGTCACGCTGCTGGAGTCCGGCACCTCGCAGGTGAGCCTGTGCCGGGGCGCGGGCCCGGACGGGTCCGACGTGATCACCGCGGGCCTGCGGCTGGGCCTGGCCGTGCACCTGCCGCAGCACTTCCTGCTGTTGGACCTGCGATGA
- a CDS encoding SDR family NAD(P)-dependent oxidoreductase — MDLGIAGRVALVAGASSGLGRATARALAAEGCALSVGARNPERLAEAADELRAAGAPDVLARPVDITDEQGVAGWVADTVAHFGALHIVVANGGEVPGGPVDSFGLDAYRQALDAAFLPHVGLTLAALPHLRAAGWGRVLIVASETVRQPIPEYGLSAAARPGLLGFTRALVQALGPGDITVNVLAPGYHDTEGVRADYGSAADARLAEIGAGIPLGRVGRAGDFGAVAAFLASEAASFITGTCLLVDGGRTRGLG, encoded by the coding sequence ATGGATCTCGGTATCGCGGGACGGGTGGCGCTCGTCGCCGGCGCCAGCAGCGGCCTCGGTCGGGCCACGGCCCGCGCGCTCGCGGCCGAGGGCTGCGCCCTGTCGGTGGGGGCACGTAACCCGGAACGGCTCGCCGAGGCCGCCGACGAGCTACGCGCCGCCGGCGCCCCGGACGTGCTGGCCCGGCCGGTGGACATCACCGACGAGCAGGGGGTGGCCGGCTGGGTCGCCGACACCGTGGCGCACTTCGGCGCGCTGCACATCGTGGTCGCCAACGGCGGCGAGGTGCCCGGAGGCCCGGTCGACAGCTTCGGGCTGGACGCGTACCGGCAGGCGCTGGACGCCGCCTTCCTGCCACACGTGGGCCTGACCCTGGCGGCCCTGCCGCACCTGCGCGCGGCCGGCTGGGGCCGCGTCCTCATCGTCGCCTCGGAGACGGTCCGCCAGCCGATCCCGGAGTACGGGCTCTCCGCCGCCGCCCGGCCGGGCCTGCTGGGCTTCACCCGCGCCCTCGTGCAGGCGCTCGGGCCGGGCGACATCACGGTGAACGTGCTGGCCCCCGGCTACCACGACACCGAGGGCGTACGCGCCGACTACGGTTCAGCGGCCGACGCCCGGCTCGCGGAGATCGGCGCGGGCATCCCGCTGGGCCGGGTGGGTCGGGCCGGGGACTTCGGCGCGGTGGCCGCCTTCCTGGCCAGCGAGGCCGCCTCGTTCATCACCGGCACCTGCCTGCTTGTCGACGGCGGACGGACCCGCGGCCTCGGCTGA